In Halarcobacter bivalviorum, a genomic segment contains:
- the galU gene encoding UTP--glucose-1-phosphate uridylyltransferase GalU, whose translation MIKKCLFPAAGYGTRFLPATKAMPKEMLPILTKPLIQYGVEEAMEAGCDVMAIITGRGKRAITDHFDISYELEHQIQGSSKEKMLADIRHIIDKCTFTYTRQNEMKGLGDAIYKGNALLGDQDPFAVILADDLCVNPDGDGVLTQMAKLYEKYKCCIVACMEVPTEEVHKYGVIEGNEIEEGVFMVSNMVEKPENDKAPSNLAVIGRYVLTPDIFEIIKNTKPGKNGELQITDALCTQAKNGMVVAYKFKGTRFDCGSVDGFVEATNYYYNLEKKKKA comes from the coding sequence ATGATAAAAAAATGCCTGTTCCCTGCTGCTGGATATGGAACAAGATTTTTACCTGCAACAAAAGCTATGCCAAAAGAGATGCTACCAATTTTAACTAAACCATTGATTCAATATGGAGTAGAAGAAGCAATGGAAGCAGGATGTGACGTAATGGCAATTATTACAGGTAGAGGGAAAAGAGCTATTACAGATCATTTTGATATTTCTTATGAATTAGAACATCAGATTCAAGGTTCATCAAAAGAGAAAATGCTTGCTGATATTAGACATATTATTGATAAATGTACTTTTACATATACAAGACAAAATGAGATGAAAGGGCTAGGAGATGCAATTTATAAGGGTAATGCCCTTTTAGGAGACCAAGACCCTTTTGCTGTAATCTTAGCAGATGACTTATGTGTAAATCCTGATGGAGATGGGGTATTAACTCAAATGGCAAAATTATACGAAAAATATAAATGTTGTATTGTTGCCTGCATGGAAGTTCCAACTGAAGAAGTACATAAATATGGTGTTATTGAGGGAAATGAAATAGAAGAGGGTGTATTTATGGTTTCAAATATGGTTGAAAAACCTGAAAATGATAAAGCACCATCAAACTTAGCAGTTATTGGAAGATATGTTTTAACTCCTGATATTTTTGAAATTATTAAAAATACTAAACCTGGTAAAAATGGTGAACTTCAAATTACAGATGCTCTTTGTACTCAAGCAAAAAATGGAATGGTAGTTGCTTATAAATTTAAAGGTACTAGATTTGATTGTGGTAGTGTAGATGGTTTTGTTGAAGCTACAAATTACTACTATAACTTAGAGAAAAAGAAAAAGGCTTAA
- a CDS encoding diguanylate cyclase, protein MNNNLKILFITFIVTSLTFVFIILYLINNKIEQQLNSEKEIVEVTYKTIIDSHKTNSNIIYFNMLDTKKVKTILFDAYESSFEQKAILREKLHKELLYMYENMNSFRIKQLHFHLKDNESFLRFHRPEKFGDNLSNIRATVKYVNDNKQAIQGFEEGRIFNGYRFVYPLSYKMKYLGSVEISVSMSEIINSLKQDLDSTIDFIIKKEVVDKKVFNSEIFNYRVCETNPKYYHEKTISSTKNILIEDISKDYIDKNTKEFLAKKETNQIFNFTSMYKNKRFITTYLPIKNAISKENVAYLIISREHPLLQDSIDKFKLSLIFFLILNFLFFYFLFKSEKRKIQLKHKDEILDDLQVMGHIGYWERDNLNKKLIWSDEFFNILEISKDEIKPSYKNFMKFIHKEDYKRINSVYNDFFKNLIDYNTEFKIVTAKGNIKFIKQEAHHIYDEEKKVIRSIGTLRDITEIKKYQIESEVSKKEFELLVSNIPDIVYKRGIDKKQAVIYLNNSLETILGYKSEDLINNQKLSFEDLILEEDLNHVKYTLNNLIDKNIEKSVTLKYRLRHKSGNYIWVKDRFKLMKNHGKYYIEGIISDINSQKNAYDKLYKFIDLQLNIVILTDGEKLQFANRSFFEFFNYRNLPHFLEDYNCICDLFLEDDNYFNLNKIEEKNKWVQELQKLPQPDRVVAINDQKGIKKAFSVTINSFENNHFIVTFTDITETILINQELQQKTIHDKLTNAYNREYFELIYRRFIYDFEQNPANSFALCFIDIDFFKKVNDTYGHDIGDKTLVELVKLINSSTRKEDSLIRWGGEEFILIMKNSSNNTLYNSLEHLRQIVFNHDFEIIGKLTCSFGATIYKKDESIEDTIKRADINLYTAKRTGRNKIVIS, encoded by the coding sequence ATGAATAATAATTTAAAAATACTTTTTATAACTTTTATTGTCACATCTCTTACTTTTGTTTTCATCATTCTTTATTTGATAAATAATAAAATTGAACAGCAACTTAATTCTGAAAAAGAGATAGTAGAAGTCACATATAAAACAATAATTGATTCCCATAAAACAAATTCAAACATCATATATTTTAATATGCTTGATACAAAAAAAGTTAAAACTATACTTTTTGATGCCTATGAAAGTAGTTTTGAGCAAAAAGCAATATTAAGAGAAAAACTTCATAAAGAACTTCTTTATATGTATGAAAATATGAATAGTTTTAGAATAAAACAACTTCACTTTCATCTAAAAGATAATGAGAGTTTCCTGAGATTTCATCGTCCTGAAAAATTTGGAGATAACTTAAGTAATATTAGAGCAACTGTAAAATATGTAAATGATAATAAACAAGCTATTCAAGGTTTTGAAGAAGGAAGAATCTTTAATGGTTATAGATTTGTTTACCCTCTTAGTTATAAAATGAAATATTTAGGTAGTGTAGAGATTTCTGTTTCTATGAGTGAAATAATCAACTCTTTAAAACAAGATTTAGACTCAACAATTGATTTTATAATAAAAAAAGAAGTGGTTGATAAAAAAGTATTTAATAGTGAGATTTTTAACTACAGGGTTTGTGAAACAAATCCAAAGTATTATCATGAAAAAACAATAAGTAGTACAAAAAATATTCTTATTGAAGATATTAGTAAAGATTATATTGATAAAAATACAAAAGAGTTTTTAGCAAAAAAAGAGACTAATCAAATATTTAATTTTACTTCTATGTATAAAAATAAAAGATTTATTACAACTTATTTGCCTATTAAAAATGCTATTTCAAAAGAGAATGTTGCTTACTTAATCATCTCAAGAGAACATCCACTTTTACAAGATTCTATTGATAAATTTAAATTATCTTTAATCTTCTTTCTTATTCTAAACTTTCTATTTTTCTATTTTTTATTTAAATCAGAAAAAAGAAAGATCCAATTAAAACATAAAGATGAAATTCTAGATGACCTACAAGTTATGGGACATATTGGTTATTGGGAAAGAGATAATCTAAATAAAAAACTTATTTGGAGTGACGAATTTTTCAATATCTTAGAAATCTCAAAAGATGAAATAAAGCCTTCATACAAAAACTTTATGAAGTTTATTCATAAAGAAGATTATAAAAGAATTAATTCTGTTTACAATGACTTCTTTAAAAACCTTATTGATTATAATACTGAATTTAAAATTGTAACTGCAAAGGGAAATATTAAATTTATAAAACAAGAAGCACATCATATTTATGATGAAGAGAAAAAAGTAATTCGTTCTATAGGAACATTAAGAGATATTACTGAAATAAAAAAATATCAAATAGAGTCTGAAGTTTCAAAAAAAGAGTTTGAATTATTAGTATCAAATATTCCAGATATTGTATATAAAAGAGGGATTGATAAAAAACAAGCTGTAATATATTTAAATAATAGTTTAGAGACTATTTTAGGATATAAAAGTGAAGACCTAATAAATAATCAAAAACTATCTTTTGAAGATTTAATTTTAGAAGAAGATTTAAATCATGTGAAATATACTCTAAATAATCTAATTGATAAAAATATAGAAAAATCTGTGACATTAAAATATAGACTAAGACACAAATCAGGAAATTATATTTGGGTAAAAGATAGATTTAAACTTATGAAAAATCATGGTAAATACTATATTGAAGGTATTATTAGTGATATTAATTCACAAAAAAATGCTTATGATAAACTATATAAATTTATTGATTTACAACTAAATATTGTAATTCTTACAGATGGAGAAAAACTTCAATTTGCAAATAGAAGTTTCTTTGAATTTTTCAATTATAGAAATCTTCCTCATTTTTTAGAAGATTATAACTGTATTTGTGACCTATTTTTAGAAGATGACAACTATTTTAATCTTAATAAAATAGAAGAGAAAAACAAATGGGTACAAGAACTACAGAAACTTCCCCAACCTGATAGAGTTGTAGCTATAAATGATCAAAAAGGAATAAAAAAAGCCTTTTCTGTAACAATTAATAGCTTTGAAAATAATCATTTTATAGTTACATTTACAGATATTACTGAGACAATTTTAATAAATCAAGAATTACAACAAAAAACAATTCATGATAAACTAACAAATGCTTATAATAGAGAGTATTTTGAATTAATTTATAGAAGATTTATTTATGATTTTGAGCAAAATCCAGCAAACTCTTTTGCTCTATGTTTTATTGATATTGATTTCTTTAAAAAGGTAAATGATACTTATGGACATGATATAGGAGATAAAACCCTTGTTGAACTTGTGAAACTAATAAATTCTTCTACAAGAAAAGAGGACTCTCTAATTAGATGGGGAGGAGAAGAATTTATTTTAATTATGAAAAATAGTTCAAATAATACTTTATATAATTCATTAGAACATTTAAGACAAATTGTTTTTAATCATGACTTTGAGATTATAGGAAAACTTACTTGTAGTTTTGGGGCTACTATTTATAAAAAAGATGAAAGCATAGAAGATACAATAAAAAGAGCTGATATAAATCTATACACTGCAAAAAGAACAGGACGAAATAAAATAGTTATATCATAA
- a CDS encoding uroporphyrinogen-III synthase, translated as MKIKKLIDSLNLIYYEYDPKSNIIKLDQNYCNSHTQREFTKITYYLSKKHIQFDVLPDRSIIVNGKNSIMSRIKRAIDSVAENFKNNRKNIFVLSNKKVKWAKNIPLFEIKFIPKEIKLEEYDALIFTSKNAIQSINSFNKSWKKIPSYVISPQSAKLVRSLNGNLEFVGKEKHGDKFALEIAEELKGKRVLYLRGEKTVSKLVDILRDLEVNCEEISIYENNFKKLEKKVKIPKGSKIIFSSPSTIEYFLKNFEWDNSFHAISIGQTTAKHFPKNIKPLIADDTSIEACVKKAIEIE; from the coding sequence ATGAAAATAAAGAAGCTGATTGATTCATTAAATCTAATCTATTATGAATACGATCCAAAATCAAATATAATCAAACTAGATCAAAACTATTGTAATTCTCATACTCAAAGAGAATTCACTAAAATCACATATTATTTATCAAAAAAACATATACAGTTTGATGTCTTACCAGATAGGTCAATAATTGTAAATGGAAAGAATTCAATTATGTCAAGAATAAAAAGAGCAATAGATTCTGTTGCTGAAAATTTTAAAAACAATAGAAAAAATATTTTTGTACTTAGCAACAAAAAAGTAAAGTGGGCAAAAAACATCCCTCTTTTTGAAATTAAATTTATTCCAAAAGAGATAAAGTTAGAAGAGTATGATGCTTTAATTTTTACTTCTAAAAATGCAATTCAATCTATAAACTCTTTTAATAAATCATGGAAGAAAATCCCTTCTTATGTAATCTCACCACAAAGTGCAAAGCTTGTGAGAAGTCTAAATGGTAATTTAGAATTTGTAGGTAAAGAGAAACATGGAGATAAATTTGCACTTGAGATAGCAGAAGAATTAAAAGGCAAAAGAGTTTTATACCTAAGAGGAGAAAAGACTGTTTCTAAATTAGTTGACATTCTAAGAGATTTGGAAGTTAATTGTGAAGAGATTTCTATTTATGAAAACAACTTCAAGAAATTAGAAAAAAAAGTTAAAATTCCTAAAGGCTCTAAGATAATATTCTCTTCTCCATCTACAATAGAATACTTCTTAAAAAACTTTGAATGGGATAATAGCTTTCATGCTATTTCAATTGGTCAAACAACAGCAAAACATTTTCCAAAAAATATAAAACCTCTTATTGCAGATGATACCTCAATTGAAGCTTGTGTAAAAAAAGCTATTGAAATTGAATAG
- a CDS encoding monooxygenase → MKYLIQIDFPHNGPFGKEMLGFMAYLAKDIANEAGLEFKIWTENEETKEAGGIYVFNNLEDANRYLDKHTKRLQSFGYDNIKAKIFNINEELSVLSKASFLKN, encoded by the coding sequence ATGAAATATCTTATTCAAATCGATTTCCCACATAATGGACCTTTTGGTAAAGAGATGTTAGGTTTTATGGCTTATTTAGCAAAAGATATTGCAAATGAAGCAGGGCTTGAATTTAAAATTTGGACTGAAAATGAAGAGACTAAAGAAGCAGGTGGAATATATGTATTTAATAATCTTGAAGATGCAAATAGATATTTAGACAAACATACAAAAAGACTACAATCTTTTGGATATGATAATATAAAAGCAAAAATATTTAATATAAATGAAGAGTTAAGTGTACTTTCTAAAGCTAGTTTTTTAAAGAATTAA
- a CDS encoding DMT family transporter — protein sequence MNSTTFQGHFYIILATILIGGSFIAVENLAGLIDPFSLILLRFLVSAIILAPFVLFKKEYRNSIIHTLGRGTILSSFYAGFFVLQLIALETTTALNTGALYTLTPLLTALLSIPFFKDRISPKQYAIFFLAAISTCGVIFKGSLDLLLSFSLNSGDYIFFSSMFLMAFYSIFLKTFQKDEKPIVMVFSILLGGSFWMAIILLIFDIPLNWHLVRGEYAVNIAYLIIMTTLFTLYLYQKATAILNPKIIMSYTYINPAIVAILASLLYGVKLDFIVWVFIVISCLVTVILQLVLHKEKSF from the coding sequence TTGAATAGTACTACATTTCAAGGTCACTTTTATATCATACTTGCCACTATTTTAATTGGTGGCTCGTTTATTGCAGTTGAAAATCTAGCAGGCTTAATTGACCCTTTTTCTCTTATTCTACTTAGGTTTTTAGTTTCAGCTATTATTTTAGCTCCTTTTGTTTTATTTAAAAAAGAGTATAGAAATTCTATTATTCATACCCTAGGAAGAGGTACCATACTAAGTTCTTTTTATGCTGGGTTTTTTGTACTTCAACTTATTGCACTAGAGACAACAACTGCTTTAAATACGGGGGCTTTATATACACTAACTCCTTTGTTAACTGCTCTTTTAAGTATTCCTTTTTTTAAAGATAGAATAAGTCCTAAACAATATGCAATTTTCTTTTTAGCTGCAATTAGTACTTGTGGAGTTATTTTTAAAGGAAGTTTAGATTTACTATTATCTTTTTCTTTAAATAGTGGAGATTATATTTTCTTTTCTAGTATGTTTTTAATGGCTTTTTATTCTATCTTTTTAAAAACTTTTCAAAAAGATGAAAAGCCTATTGTAATGGTTTTTTCAATTCTTCTTGGTGGTTCTTTTTGGATGGCTATAATTTTACTTATCTTTGATATTCCATTAAATTGGCATTTAGTAAGAGGAGAATATGCTGTAAATATAGCTTACTTAATTATTATGACAACTCTATTTACTCTTTATTTATATCAAAAAGCAACTGCTATTTTAAATCCAAAGATTATTATGTCATATACTTATATTAATCCAGCTATTGTAGCTATTTTAGCCTCATTATTATATGGTGTAAAATTAGATTTTATTGTTTGGGTGTTTATTGTAATATCTTGTTTAGTGACAGTTATTTTACAGTTAGTTTTACATAAAGAAAAAAGCTTTTAA
- the mfd gene encoding transcription-repair coupling factor, producing MKNIYEYLKNLKEEKKLKECELLIVNDDKQAQIASDIVSFLGFKPFTLADFRANFGDDLLSFSTELQDITKALNEYYSYKKQDKILIAPIRTASFPMPKDKCFDSFEISFADTLNLEELKTKLYNWGYYFVDIVTSEAEVSIRGDILDICPLGSETGYRISLFDDEVESIREFDIEDQKSSKEEIESFKITPAFLALEESALEEINEQIQSVESDAFIKDIHSLGFWYLGELGEYLPQKLNSYVTLEALDELEEVYVFEDKRVAKEKFLTLPQVRRAKNYQEVAPANIKEFLTFHEDKKVTIISSSEAKVKSFDLELSNSNINYIFENYIINLVGNDEVIISLNKEIKKRRKKRVRLVLDELQEGDFVVHETHGIGQYRGIEPVVVMGAKRDFVIVMYAGDDKLLIPVENIDLIDRYVADGNSYAVVDKLGKGSFAKLKEKVKDKLFAIANDIIKLAAARELVNGIKINTEKQVLANFQNSAGFEYTKDQTRSVREIFEDLSSGRVMDRLLSGDVGFGKTEVAMNAILATVLEGHQAIFVCPTTLLASQHFHGMRKRFEEFGIRMAKLDGKSTAKEKNEVKKSLEEGSLDLVVGTHSLLGVKTKDLALVVIDEEHKFGVKQKEKLKELREDVHIFSMSATPIPRTLNLALSKLKGMSSLLTPPRERLGVRTYVKEYSDKLIKEIILREKRRGGQLFYVHNNIASIEAKKADIEEIVPNIKIEIIHSKVKPKDAEEIIEKFDNKEFDILLATSIVESGLHLPNANSIIIDGADRFGIADLHQLRGRVGRSDKEGFCYYVVEDKKKITNDAIKRLVALESNSYLGSGTALAHQDLEIRGGGNIIGEAQSGHIKQIGYGLYLKMLEDALASLSGETKEEAKTVDIKLAISAFISSDYIVEDRVRLELYRRLSKCHSKQEVYEIEEEMEDRFGKPDIPTKQFLELIIIKILALSQGIKTISSYEMNITFVKSDETKETIKSPSKDDDDIIETTLKFLNKKG from the coding sequence GTGAAAAACATATATGAGTATTTAAAAAATTTAAAGGAAGAGAAGAAGTTAAAAGAGTGTGAGCTTTTAATCGTAAATGATGATAAACAAGCTCAAATAGCAAGTGATATTGTCTCTTTTTTAGGTTTTAAACCCTTTACTCTTGCTGATTTTAGAGCAAATTTTGGAGATGATTTATTATCTTTTTCTACTGAACTTCAAGATATAACAAAAGCTTTAAATGAGTACTACTCTTATAAAAAACAAGACAAAATCTTAATTGCTCCTATTAGAACAGCCTCTTTTCCTATGCCAAAAGATAAATGTTTTGACTCTTTTGAAATAAGTTTTGCAGATACTTTAAATTTAGAAGAGTTAAAAACAAAGCTTTATAACTGGGGATACTATTTTGTAGATATTGTTACAAGTGAAGCTGAGGTTTCTATTAGAGGAGATATTCTAGATATCTGCCCTTTAGGAAGTGAAACTGGATATAGAATCTCTTTATTTGATGATGAAGTAGAGAGTATTAGAGAGTTTGATATAGAAGACCAAAAATCTTCAAAAGAGGAGATTGAGAGTTTCAAAATTACTCCTGCTTTTTTAGCCTTAGAAGAGAGTGCTTTAGAAGAGATAAATGAACAAATACAGAGTGTTGAAAGTGATGCTTTTATTAAAGATATTCACTCTTTAGGTTTTTGGTATTTAGGAGAATTAGGAGAGTATTTACCTCAAAAACTAAACTCATATGTTACCTTAGAGGCTTTAGATGAGTTAGAAGAGGTTTATGTTTTTGAAGATAAAAGAGTAGCAAAAGAGAAGTTTTTGACTCTACCTCAAGTACGAAGGGCTAAAAACTATCAAGAAGTTGCTCCTGCAAATATAAAAGAGTTTTTAACTTTCCATGAAGACAAAAAAGTAACTATTATCTCTTCTTCTGAAGCTAAAGTAAAATCTTTTGATTTAGAGCTTTCAAACTCAAATATTAATTATATTTTTGAAAACTATATTATTAATCTTGTAGGAAATGATGAAGTAATTATTTCACTTAATAAAGAGATTAAAAAAAGAAGAAAGAAAAGAGTACGATTAGTTCTTGATGAGTTACAAGAAGGGGATTTTGTAGTTCATGAAACTCATGGTATTGGTCAATATAGAGGAATTGAACCTGTAGTTGTTATGGGAGCAAAAAGAGATTTTGTGATTGTAATGTATGCAGGGGATGATAAGCTTTTAATTCCTGTTGAGAATATTGATTTAATTGATAGATATGTAGCTGATGGAAACTCTTATGCTGTTGTTGATAAGTTAGGTAAGGGAAGTTTTGCCAAACTAAAAGAGAAGGTAAAAGATAAGTTATTTGCAATTGCAAATGATATTATTAAACTTGCTGCTGCAAGAGAGCTAGTAAATGGTATAAAGATAAATACTGAAAAACAGGTTTTAGCAAACTTCCAAAATAGTGCAGGTTTTGAATATACGAAAGACCAAACAAGAAGTGTTAGGGAGATTTTTGAGGATTTAAGTTCTGGAAGAGTTATGGATAGACTTCTTTCAGGAGATGTTGGTTTTGGTAAAACAGAAGTAGCTATGAATGCAATCTTAGCAACTGTATTAGAAGGACATCAAGCTATTTTTGTATGTCCTACAACTTTACTTGCTTCTCAACACTTCCATGGAATGAGAAAAAGATTTGAAGAGTTTGGTATAAGAATGGCTAAACTTGACGGAAAGTCAACTGCAAAAGAGAAAAATGAAGTTAAAAAATCACTTGAAGAGGGTAGTTTAGATTTAGTAGTTGGAACTCACTCTCTTTTAGGTGTGAAGACAAAAGATTTAGCTCTTGTAGTTATTGATGAAGAGCATAAGTTTGGTGTAAAACAAAAAGAGAAATTAAAAGAGCTTAGAGAGGATGTACACATTTTTTCTATGAGTGCAACACCAATTCCAAGAACACTAAATTTAGCCCTTTCAAAACTAAAAGGTATGAGTTCACTTCTTACTCCTCCAAGGGAGAGATTAGGTGTTAGAACTTATGTAAAAGAGTATAGTGATAAACTTATAAAAGAGATTATTTTAAGGGAAAAAAGAAGAGGTGGACAACTTTTCTATGTACACAACAATATTGCTTCAATAGAGGCAAAAAAAGCAGATATTGAAGAGATTGTACCAAATATTAAAATAGAGATTATTCATTCTAAAGTTAAACCAAAAGATGCTGAAGAGATTATTGAAAAGTTTGATAATAAAGAGTTTGATATTTTACTTGCTACTTCAATTGTAGAATCAGGACTTCACTTACCAAATGCAAACTCAATTATTATTGATGGAGCTGATAGATTTGGTATTGCTGATTTACACCAATTAAGAGGAAGAGTTGGTAGAAGTGACAAAGAAGGTTTCTGTTATTATGTGGTTGAAGATAAAAAGAAAATCACTAATGATGCAATAAAAAGATTAGTAGCCTTAGAGTCTAACTCATATTTAGGGAGTGGAACAGCTTTAGCACACCAAGATTTAGAAATCAGAGGTGGTGGAAATATTATTGGAGAAGCACAAAGTGGTCATATCAAACAAATAGGATATGGACTATATTTAAAGATGCTAGAAGATGCCCTTGCTAGTTTAAGTGGAGAGACAAAAGAGGAAGCTAAAACTGTTGATATTAAACTAGCTATCTCTGCTTTTATTTCAAGTGATTATATCGTTGAGGATAGAGTAAGACTTGAGCTTTATAGAAGACTTTCTAAATGTCATTCAAAACAAGAAGTTTATGAGATTGAAGAAGAGATGGAAGATAGATTTGGAAAGCCAGATATTCCAACAAAACAGTTTTTAGAACTTATTATTATAAAAATACTTGCACTTAGTCAAGGTATTAAAACTATCTCATCTTATGAGATGAATATAACATTTGTAAAAAGCGATGAAACTAAAGAGACTATAAAAAGTCCAAGTAAAGATGATGACGATATTATCGAAACAACATTAAAATTTTTAAATAAAAAAGGGTAG
- a CDS encoding SHOCT domain-containing protein: MFEYMNTNMTMFHGFTMLIFWFIIFFLLLSMFKKEKSSAIDILKKRLAKGEITKEEYKQMKKTLEENE; this comes from the coding sequence ATGTTTGAGTATATGAATACAAATATGACAATGTTTCATGGGTTTACAATGCTTATCTTCTGGTTTATTATATTTTTTCTTTTATTATCTATGTTTAAAAAAGAGAAAAGCTCAGCAATTGATATTTTAAAAAAACGCCTAGCAAAAGGTGAAATAACAAAAGAAGAGTATAAACAGATGAAAAAAACATTAGAAGAGAATGAGTAG
- a CDS encoding MarR family winged helix-turn-helix transcriptional regulator, which yields MSICFLSLETSKVFNQLILNHLSKEGYQGLSVSNLLIFPYLENENDLSISKLAKKLNQSRQATHKSINRLCELSYITLNQEKNKKEKIINLDKKGKALLEEANFFIESLQNQLKKVVGKKELFDFIQNQNIIFDYLNSKLD from the coding sequence ATGTCAATATGTTTTTTATCCCTTGAAACTTCAAAAGTTTTTAATCAATTAATTTTAAATCATCTTTCAAAAGAGGGTTATCAAGGATTATCAGTTTCAAATTTATTAATTTTTCCATATTTAGAAAATGAAAATGATTTATCAATCTCTAAATTAGCAAAAAAATTAAATCAATCAAGACAAGCTACGCATAAGAGTATAAATAGATTGTGTGAACTTTCATATATCACATTAAATCAAGAAAAAAACAAAAAAGAGAAAATTATAAATCTGGATAAAAAAGGAAAAGCATTATTAGAGGAGGCAAACTTTTTTATTGAAAGTTTACAAAATCAGTTGAAAAAAGTTGTTGGAAAAAAAGAGTTATTTGATTTTATCCAAAACCAAAATATTATTTTTGATTATTTAAATTCAAAGTTAGACTAA
- a CDS encoding helix-turn-helix domain-containing protein, whose amino-acid sequence MKEIKNLDKNYIQNIYIKIGQNVKRIRKEKKVSQLSLAHAIGHKSVTVISCCEICHKNYHFNIEHLAKIAYVLEVDITEFFKDI is encoded by the coding sequence ATGAAAGAAATAAAAAATTTAGATAAAAATTATATTCAAAATATATATATCAAAATTGGACAAAATGTAAAAAGAATTAGAAAAGAAAAAAAAGTTTCCCAACTTAGCCTAGCTCATGCAATTGGTCATAAATCAGTAACTGTTATTTCATGTTGTGAGATTTGTCATAAGAATTATCATTTTAATATTGAACATCTTGCAAAGATTGCATATGTATTAGAAGTAGATATAACTGAGTTTTTTAAAGATATTTAA